Genomic DNA from Bombus affinis isolate iyBomAffi1 chromosome 8, iyBomAffi1.2, whole genome shotgun sequence:
TAGGTCCCTGGGACCAGGTGAGGGTTGAATCCACTGTACGTGTAAAAATAGGGATCGTAGTATAACGATTGATAATTGGGATAGAAGCTTAGAGGTTCTTGTTCCCCGTTCTTGCTCTTAGGTTCCGACTTTAAACCTTTGTTCTCTTCTGCACTTGGGTACGTTGCTTCTATTTTATCCTTCGCGTCAGTTGGTTTCGTCTGTTCGACGGTAGCGGTGGGTTCGGCTTGTACGTCAGGCTGATTGTACGATTTTAGAGGATTTTGAGGAAGATGAACGACTTCTGGTCCAGCAAGATGAGGCGCTACTTGCGTGTAATAAACCGGTGGCACGTATCCAACCGCTGTTCGATGGATTATCGGTTGAATCACTGGATATGCCCTGGACGGGGACAAGTTTTGAT
This window encodes:
- the LOC126919777 gene encoding uncharacterized protein LOC126919777, producing MNLLVVFALITVASGNPGLLRVPKVYNAVITSNQNLSPSRAYPVIQPIIHRTAVGYVPPVYYTQVAPHLAGPEVVHLPQNPLKSYNQPDVQAEPTATVEQTKPTDAKDKIEATYPSAEENKGLKSEPKSKNGEQEPLSFYPNYQSLYYDPYFYTYSGFNPHLVPGTYYVDYQPYGTLEPIPATTPKNGFSEHLLPAYHEEKKLAAKEQKEKIPDVPPPPLPTAVPKSS